In Trifolium pratense cultivar HEN17-A07 linkage group LG7, ARS_RC_1.1, whole genome shotgun sequence, a genomic segment contains:
- the LOC123898798 gene encoding 2S albumin-like — translation MARHNIILIAFLLALVLFIAHTNASREKEMPESCRKQLDSLDLKHCEKHLMKRIQKDEDEDEDEDILKMRGINYIHRNREEDLKEMCCSQLSEVKMLDCRCQALQEIMENLSDKVHKKEMDDMEMEVKKLPMRCGMAPPLGCDLSMDD, via the coding sequence ATGGCAAGACACAATATTATCCTCATAGCTTTTCTTCTTGCATTAGTTCTCTTCATTGCTCACACTAATGCTTCAAGGGAAAAAGAAATGCCAGAAAGTTGCCGCAAGCAACTCGATAGTTTAGACCTAAAACATTGTGAGAAACACCTAATGAAGAGGATTCAAAAAGACGAAGATGAAGACGAGGATGAAGATATTCTGAAAATGAGGGGAATCAACTATATTCATCGAAACCGCGAAGAAGATCTTAAGGAGATGTGTTGTTCTCAGCTTAGTGAAGTTAAAATGTTGGATTGTAGGTGTCAAGCTTTGCAAGAGATAATGGAGAATTTGAGTGACAAGGTGCATAAGAAGGAAATGGATGATATGGAGATGGAGGTGAAGAAATTACCTATGAGGTGTGGCATGGCACCACCTCTTGGGTGTGACTTGAGCATGGAtgactaa
- the LOC123898189 gene encoding protein translation factor SUI1 homolog encodes MSELDAQIPTTFDPFAEANAEDSGAGSSKEYVHIRIQQRNGRKSLTTVQGLKKEFSYNKILKDLKKEFCCNGTVVQDPEQGQVIQLQGDQRKNVSTFLVQAGIVKKEHIKIHGF; translated from the exons ATGTCTGAATTAGACGCACAAATTCCTACTACCTTCG ATCCTTTTGCTGAGGCAAATGCTGAGGACTCTGGTGCTGGGTCATCAAAGGAGTACGTGCATATTCGTATACAGCAGCGAAATGGTAGGAAAAGCTTGACAACTGTCCAGGGATTGAAGAAAGAATTCAGTTACAACAAGATTCTTAAAGACCTTAAGAAGGAGTTTTGTTGTAATGGTACAGTTGTCCAGGACCCAGAGCAAGGACAG GTTATTCAACTTCAAGGCGATCAGAGGAAGAATGTATCTACCTTCCTAGTCCAG GCTGGAATTGTGAAGAAGGAGCATATTAAAATTCATGGTTTCTGA
- the LOC123897961 gene encoding DDRGK domain-containing protein 1, which produces MDELFVAILSMLLVAALIPLYLWKRHHDSQSSSSSSHDEPQQAPVRETVVRATATRRMRRRPAASGASTSSAPPATQQDSADESDNEAAGEEYEAKASKKKEIKRQEREARRQAEEATRESRQSKQDRYSEMRRLKDEEREAQERKLEEEAKAQKAKEEEAAALEFEKWKGEFSVDDEGTLEEEQDKTEDLLTNFVEYIKKHKCVPLEDLAAEFKLRTQECINRIASLESMGRLSGVMDDRGKFIYISQEEMKAVADYIKRQGRVSISHLASKSNQFIDLEPKTHYTEDLSNIEEIAVN; this is translated from the exons atggATGAACTATTCGTAGCAATACTATCGATGCTTCTGGTAGCAGCACTAATCCCACTCTATCTATGGAAACGCCATCACGATtctcaatcttcttcttcttcttctcacgATGAACCTCAACAG GCTCCGGTAAGAGAAACTGTGGTACGTGCCACTGCTACTCGCCGCATGCGTCGGAGACCGGCTGCATCTGGTGCTAGCACTTCATCGGCTCCTCCTGCAACGCAACAAG ATTCTGCAGATGAAAGTGACAATGAAGCTGCTGGTGAGGAGTATGAGGCCAAAGCatcaaagaaaaaggaaatcaAAAGGCAAGAGAGGGAAGCTCGGCGGCAG GCTGAAGAAGCTACTCGAGAATCAAGGCAATCAAAACAAGACCGTTATTCAGAAATGCGGAGGCTGAAGGATGAAGAGCGTGAGGCACAGGAGCGTAAGTTG GAAGAGGAAGCCAAAGCACAAAAGGCTAAGGAAGAGGAAGCTGCTGCGTTAGAATTTGAGAAGTGGAAAGGCGAATTTTCAGTTGATGATGAAGGTACACTCGAAGAGGAGCAGGACAAAACTGAAGACTTGCTTACCAATTTTGTTGAATATATAAAG AAGCACAAATGTGTTCCCTTAGAAGATCTTGCTGCAGAATTTAAATTACGTACACAG GAATGTATCAATCGCATCGCTTCTCTGGAAAGTATGG GTCGGCTTTCGGGTGTCATGGATGATAGGGGGAAATTTATTTACATCTCACAAGAAGAGATGAAAGCTGTTGCTGATTATATTAAACGGCAAGGGAGGGTTAGCATTTCCCACTTAGCTAGTAAATCAAACCAGTTCATTGATTTAGAACCAAAGACTCATTATACTGAGGACTTAAGTAACATTGAGGAGATAGCTGTGAACTAA
- the LOC123899588 gene encoding COBRA-like protein 10: protein MKLFKEVKTSSYQTFLLLLLLLFILSGFEICHGQADDDYAAPPPPPAELENCDGIFLTYSLTSREKEYPHVKNVTAQAWAFKSEATLMNVGDEELKGWKMFIGFQHREILVSADGAVLVDSDDFPAEVGNGTTLAGSAATDLRTAIETAGDYTQMTVRVQMSGTQFGLGAGGKPMPKTIKLVNDGFKCPAASRQGQRMFVCCKKDPKFKAKLDKKTKFLPRRYGDLTIAYDVLQSFKTSYYVQITMDNNHPLGRLDHWNITWEWQKGEFINTLKGAYARIKDPSECLYGPAGRYYGDLDFSQVANCQKKPILSDLPSERKEDEKVGKLPWCCRNGTVLPPIMDKNKARSIFQMQVFKIPPDDNRTALTPPMKWHIDGVINPKYTCGPPIRVDPQQFPDPSGLKAISTAFASWQIVCNMTKPKPKENRCCVSFSAFYNESAIPCNTCACGCDDTRKCNANAQPLLLPPDALLVPFVNRTLKARAWAKLKHMHVPNKLPCGDNCPVSINWHVSSDHKEGWTARMTIFNWEDFSFDDWFAAIKFDRHFEDFQDVYSFNGTRIPGIKTIFFQGLKYLNYLAGETNGTHIGDPRVPGKQQSVISFHKKHAKDFNVVRDAFPSKVYFNGMECALPPHRPAKSLGHKSSISVITVIFTAFMTFLLMTDRFF from the exons ATGAAATTGTTTAAGGAAGTAAAAACTTCCTCGTACCAAACAtttctcttattattattattgttgtttatCTTGTCCGGTTTTGAAATTTGTCACGGACAAGCTGATGATGACTATGCGGCgcctccaccaccaccagctGAACTCGAAAACTGCGACGGAATATTTCTAACCTACAGTTTAACCTCAAGGGAAAAAGAATATCCGCACGTAAAAAATGTGACGGCACAGGCGTGGGCGTTTAAATCGGAAGCTACATTGATGAATGTTGGGGACGAGGAATTGAAAGGTTGGAAAATGTTTATTGGGTTTCAGCATAGGGAGATTCTTGTTTCGGCCGACGGGGCTGTTCTGGTTGACTCAGATGATTTTCCGGCTGAGGTAGGAAATGGGACTACACTTGCTGGGAGTGCTGCGACGGATTTGAGGACCGCCATTGAAACGGCTGGTGATTATACTCAAATGACTGTTAGGGTTCAGATGAGTGGAACTCAGTTTGGACTTGGTGCTGGTGGTAAACCTATGCCTAAAACTATTAAGCTTGTTAATGATGGCTTCAAATGTCCCGCAGCTAGTCGTCAAG GTCAAAGAATGTTTGTATGCTGCAAAAAGGACCCAAAATTCAAAGCCAAACTTGACAAGAAAACAAAGTTCCTTCCTCGTCGCTATGGCGACCTAACCATAGCATATGACGTACTTCAATCCTTCAAAACCAGCTACTATGTACAAATAACCATGGATAACAATCATCCATTAGGTCGTCTTGATCATTGGAACATAACATGGGAATGGCAAAAAGGCGAGTTCATTAACACATTAAAAGGTGCTTACGCTCGCATAAAAGACCCTTCTGAATGTTTATATGGTCCTGCTGGAAGATACTATGGTGACTTAGATTTCTCACAAGTTGCAAACTGTCAAAAAAAGCCTATTCTCTCTGATCTTCCTTCtgaaagaaaagaagatgaaaaagtTGGTAAATTACCTTGGTGTTGTAGGAATGGTACTGTTTTACCACCTATTATGGATAAGAACAAAGCAAGATCAATTTTTCAGATGCAAGTTTTTAAAATCCCACCTGATGATAACAGAACAGCACTTACACCACCAATGAAATGGCACATTGATGGTGTTATTAACCCTAAATACACATGTGGACCACCAATTAGAGTTGATCCACAACAGTTTCCTGATCCAAGTGGACTTAAAGCAATCTCAACAGCTTTTGCCAGTTGGCAAATAGTTTGCAATATGACAAAACCGAAGCCGAAAGAAAACCGTTGTTGTGTTTCGTTTTCGGCTTTCTATAATGAATCTGCTATCCCTTGCAACACATGTGCATGTGGTTGTGATGATACAAGAAAGTGTAATGCCAATGCTCAACCTTTACTTCTTCCACCTGATGCACTTCTTGTCCCATTTGTGAATAGAACATTAAAGGCGCGCGCATGGGCGAAACTCAAACACATGCATGTTCCGAATAAGTTACCTTGTGGAGATAATTGTCCTGTGAGTATTAACTGGCATGTTAGTTCTGATCATAAGGAAGGATGGACGGCTAGGATGACAATTTTCAATTGGGAAGATTTCTCTTTTGATGATTGGTTCGCTGCAATTAAGTTTGATAGGCATTTTGAAGATTTTCAAGATGTTTACTCGTTTAATGGAACGAGAATCCCCGGTATCAAAACCATTTTCTTTCAAGGACTTAAATATTTGAATTACTTAGCAGGAGAGACTAACGGAACTCATATTGGCGATCCAAGGGTGCCAGGGAAACAACAGTCTGTGATTTCTTTTCATAAGAAACACGCGAAAGATTTCAATGTTGTGCGCGACGCTTTTCCTTCTAAGGTTTACTTCAATGGAATGGAATGTGCACTTCCTCCACATAGACCTGCTAAAAGTTTAGGGCATAAATCTTCTATCAGTGTCATTACAGTCATTTTCACAGCTTTTATGACATTCTTGCTCATGACAGATCGCTTTTTCTAA
- the LOC123897713 gene encoding rab GTPase-activating protein 22, producing the protein MWRDPGVSADSFYETKPDCTDVPITRFKIKAGKTLSPRKWHAALSQEGYLDIGRTLRRIYRGGVHPSIRGEVWEFLLGCYDPKSTFDERDRIRQHRRRQYATWKEECRQLFPLVGSGRFITSPVITDDGQPIQDPMIIPETNPANGLAVLPQDNNRISSINSANILENVADKKLIQWMLTLHQIGLDVVRTDRTLVFYEKQENLSKLWDILAVYAWIDKEVGYGQGMSDLCSPMIILLDDEADAFWCFERLMRRYRGNFRCIGRTLGVEAQLSNLASITQVVDPKLHKHIEHIGGGDYVFAFRMLMVLFRREFSFCDSLYLWEMMWALEYDPHMFLMYEEAQSVSERAEGFKGKAKSIRQCGKYERQNMRNGAKDSESPLPISVFLVASVLKDKSTKLLDEARGLDDVVKILNDTTGNLDAKKACMEAVKLHKKYLRKAKKA; encoded by the exons GCTGGTAAAACACTAAGTCCAAGAAAATGGCATGCTGCGTTGAGTCAAGAAGGGTATCTGGATATAGGCAGGACTCTGAGACGAATCTATCGAGGG GGAGTCCATCCATCAATTAGGGGAGAAGTTTGGGAATTTCTACTTGGTTGCTACGATCCCAAGAGTACATTTGATGAAAGAGATCGGATAAGACAACACCGAAG GAGACAATATGCTACATGGAAAGAAGAATGTCGCCAATTGTTTCCTCTTGTTGGAAGTGGTAGATTTATCACATCACCTGTAATTACCGATGATGGCCAGCCAATTCAAGACCCCATGATTATTCCAGAAACAAATCCAGCCAATGGATTGGCTGTACTTCCTCAAGATAATAATAGGATTTCAAGTATAAATTCCgcaaatattttagaaaatgtGGCAGACAAGAAACTAATCCAGTGGATGTTAACTCTCCATCAAATAG GTCTTGATGTGGTTCGCACTGATAGGACATTGGTTTTTTATGAGAAGCAAGAAAACTTGTCAAAATTATGGGATATTCTTGCGGTTTATGCTTGGATAGATAAAGAAGTTGGGTACGGTCAAG GAATGAGTGACCTATGCTCTCCAATGATAATTCTTCTTGATGATGAAGCAGACGCATTTTGGTGCTTTGAACGCCTAATGCGTAGATAT CGAGGAAATTTCAGATGCATTGGTCGCACTCTCGGGGTGGAGGCTCAACTAAGTAATTTGGCTTCAATTACTCAAGTAGTTGATCCAAAGCTTCATAAACATATAG AACATATTGGTGGAGGTGACTATGTATTTGCTTTTCGGATGCTAATGGTTCTGTTTCGTCGagaattttccttttgtgattcATTGTACCTATGGGAG ATGATGTGGGCACTAGAATATGATCCTCACATGTTCTTGATGTATGAAGAAGCTCAATCAGTTTCTGAAAGAGCTGAGGGTTTCAAAGGAAAAGCAAAGTCAATACGACAATGTGGAAAATACGAGAGACAAAATATGAGAAATGGAGCAAAGGATTCTGAATCTCCTCTTCCTATATCTGTTTTCCTTGTTGCTAGTGTGTTGAAAGATAAAAGTACAAAACTACTCGATGAAGCGCGAGGCTTGGACGATGTTGTCAAG ATATTGAATGACACAACAGGAAATCTAGATGCCAAAAAAGCTTGCATGGAGGCTGTGAAGcttcacaaaaaatatttaagaaag GCCAAGAAAGCCTAA